The following coding sequences are from one Acipenser ruthenus unplaced genomic scaffold, fAciRut3.2 maternal haplotype, whole genome shotgun sequence window:
- the LOC131734344 gene encoding neurofilament heavy polypeptide-like: MGIDIPQKTGSEKSDAELDSAAGDVKNPLERHLLLRQGHFKEHDLPPIVDKSLELCRPPRAPPLPPVLSQKTDPDIQPQCSSSGLKAHVGDVNKSTSTTDVETRVPCRKEMKGKLEFHLIKQLLSQLLNHPYPGSDFHEAPELPHSLKHGRCTCCDYPYDRVTVSDEMGPADQEGSSSEEASEPSVITKDLHPSLDSLKEHLQAHLLQKKFMDCGLLPHCALKSHTNCAQAEMERERSTDQAVRTKLSDKMQKRRKEIVAGRMPERKGSQDDQLDEGREIASGKSPSRCELKAGEKKHPDSDRRVGFASMPMCKTTVCHTSPNNNLQHKNPVEESEINPLPPATVPEEKQRRRSRPKEVTCSRDPLPEGLQTYSAEIYVRVHKIAGGSRRTSQHKTPDRASPPRAGRQRTGVLKEKTSAETKSRTPKNQTEETLAASRPEIQGYYYCNSEEKEPVTHESCAFVPDSLGRSREGKRRASKEGSTRERPSRTHKHERSSSKTRRYRNGYSDDVNVQGVMHVNSIGDDRIPSRKKCYKKRKGSRSKEQRPTSSSEEEGRPVQRPRRKSKSRREERGNNGPHEPSCFSGDRNVLKYHNRMGADQRKRSSEKAPKSTVTEIHLIYKTEEQAQVEKPPRIKEWFQSFWMSSKQRVTQLGGGAGV; the protein is encoded by the exons ATGGGCATTGACATCCCACAAAAGACAGGTTCTGAGAAGTCGGATGCTGAACTGGACTCTGCTGCAGGCGATGTAAAAAATCCTCTGGAGCGACATCTACTGCTGAGACAGGGTCATTTTAAAGAGCATGATCTGCCACCGATTGTGGACAAATCCCTGGAGCTGTGCAGACCTCCTCGtgctcctcctctccctccagtGCTGTCTCAGAAAACAGATCCTGATATCCAGCCCCAGTGCTCCAGCTCAGGTCTCAAAGCGCATGTAGGGGATGTTAACAAAAGCACATCTACCACAGATGTTGAGACCAGGGTTCCCTGTAGAAAAGAGATGAAGGGGAAACTGGAGTTCCACCTGATCAAACAGCTGCTGAGCCAGCTGCTGAATCATCCCTACCCTGGCAGCGACTTCCACGAGGCTCCAGAGCTTCCACATTCCCTGAAGCACGGCCGCTGTACCTGTTGTGATTATCCGTACGACAGGGTCACCGTGTCTGACGAAATGGGTCCAGCCGATCAGGAGGGGTCAAGTTCCGAGGAAGCCAGCGAACCGTCCGTGATCACGAAAGACTTGCACCCGTCGCTGGATTCATTAAAGGAACACCTTCAGGCGCACCTGTTGCAAAAAAAATTCATGGACTGTGGACTTTTACCACACTGCGCTTTAAAGTCCCATACAAATTGTGCGCAGGCAGAGATGGAAAGGGAAAGGTCGACGGACCAGGCCGTACGCACAAAGCTGAGTGATAAAATGCAAAAGCGCAGGAAGGAAATCGTGGCTGGTAGGATGCCAGAAAGGAAGGGATCTCAAGATGATCAGCTAGACGAGGGGAGGGAAATAGCATCTGGAAAATCCCCAAGTAGATGCGAGTTAAAAGCTGGAGAAAAAAAGCATCCTGACTCTGATCGAAGAGTGGGATTCGCTTCAATGCCCATGTGCAAGACAACGGTGTGTCACACGTCTCCCAACAATAACCTGCAGCACAAAAATCCTGTTGAGGAGTCAGAAATCAACCCGCTGCCGCCCGCCACTGTCCCGGAAGAAAAGCAGCGTAGGAGGAGTCGTCCAAAAGAGGTCACTTGTTCCCGCGATCCTCTCCCAGAAGGACTCCAAACGTATTCTGCTGAAATATACGTTCGTGTTCACAAAATAGCTGGTGGGTCGAGGAGGACGTCTCAACATAAAACTCCAGACCGAGCTTCACCTCCACGAGCAGGCCGACAGAGAACAGGCGTGCTGAAAGAAAAGACGAGTGCCGAAACCAAATCGAGAACTCCCAAAAATCAAACGGAGGAAACTCTGGCAGCTTCCAGGCCAGAAATCCAGGGCTACTACTACTGCAATTCTGAAGAGAAGGAGCCGGTGACTCACGAGTCGTGTGCGTTTGTCCCTGATTCCTTAGGCCGTTCTAGGGAAGGAAAGCGGAGAGCCAGCAAGGAGGGAAGCACCAGAGAAAGACCCTCAAGAACCCACAAGCATGAGCGATCTTCCTCCAAGACGAGACGGTATCGGAATGGATATTCAGATGATGTCAACGTACAGGGTGTCATGCACGTCAACAGCATTGGTGATGACCGGATACCCTCCCGAAAGAAATGCTACAAAAAAAGGAAGGGATCCAGATCCAAGGAACAAAGGCCAACTTCCAGCTCAGAAGAGGAGGGCAggcctgtccagagaccccggaGGAAATCTAAGTCCAGGAGAGAAGAAAGGGGCAACAATGGCCCTCACGAGCCGTCGTGCTTCTCA GGTGACAGAAACGTTCTCAAGTACCATAATAGGATGGGTGCCGATCAGAGAAAGCGGAGCTCTGAAAAAG CTCCAAAATCTACAGTCACTGAGATCCATTTAATTTACAAAACGGAAGAACAGGCTCAGGTGGAGAAGCCGCCGAGGATCAAGGAGTGGTTCCAATCCTTTTGGATGTCCAGCAAACAAAGAGTGACTCAGCTGGGGGGTGGGGCAGGGGTCTGA